In the Rhododendron vialii isolate Sample 1 chromosome 2a, ASM3025357v1 genome, GGGAACTTAACTTGAGACGGAAAAGGATATACTTCGAAAGCGGGTACCTTGTCCTTGCGATTTTCCACAAGGCGGAACACACAAGCAAGAAGCGACGGCTTCCCTCCAGCATACGAATGAGCATGGCAGCCGGATTTCAAAAGACAAAACCATCCGTTTTTCGAGTCAAGCACATGTACGTCCACAGAATAGGAAAGGCTTGGGTGATGATTTAACAGTGTGGTGAGACCTTCGACCCCCTTGCTGACAAATCCTTTTTCTGGTATGAGAGCATGAGAGGTTAAAGGATAACCAACAGTAGACCACATACCGTAGTCAGGTATCGAAATAGGTGCTCCACTCCTGAAGGGAAAATTCTCCCATTTATACGTGGACATATTGAAAGTCTCCCATTCGGAGCGGTCTGTATTAAAAGCATACAAGAAATCTTCGTGAGTGGTATAGTAAAAGATCTTAGAGTGAACCACAGTATTGGATTTGATCAGTCCGGGGCTACCACGATTAGGACACTCCCCATAGTCGTAAAAAGGAGGGTTTGGCAAAGCAGACCACATTTCAGCATTTGGCTCAAAAGACTCGAACAACAGCGTCTTGTTAGTGAAGTGGGTAGAACGAGTCGGGTGGGCGGAGAGGACATAAAACTTGCCATTGACATGGGAAACAAAAGGGTGACGCTTGCCACCGTTCATGCGACGTGCTGGCATAACAGATAGTGGCGGTGGGGATGCGGTATCACATACATAGACAGAGCGGTCAAGGTGTGTATCTTTCTCACTCCTTGTATGGGGAGAAGCAGTTACTCTTTCACCACCGACCATATAAACCCTAGAGCCCACATTGAAAAATCCCATGGACATCGGATATTTATCGCTGGGCAATTCGATGGCAGGAGTTAAATTTTGTATCTGTTGTTTTGTCCAATCGATATCATCATGGCTCGTGCTGCTACCAGAATTACAACCAATATCCCTAACATCTATTAAGTAAATCTCATAGGCAATAGGTTTTTCCAGGTGAGAGATAATCGAGCAAACCATCTTCGTATCCGAAGACGAATCAGCAGCAGCTGACCGTGACACCAAGCCCGACTGCTCACCCCCGTCGCCAGATTCCCTCTTACGCTTGAAAGCCATTTCCCAATCACCCAGACCAGACTATTCAACCCgagcgcagagagagagagagagagagcgccagCGAAGATAAGAGCACTGCGCTGTCAAGGGAAATTAGGGCTAGATAAATGAAGAGGGGATACACTGTAGCATTTACACCGACAAGTCAACAACTAGCAAAAATAGATAGTTTTAAAACCTGGAAATATAGCTAGACACTTCTCATTTTGAAGCTTCAACAATGCAAGTTATTATAGCTATCCTTCTACAACATAACACCAACCCCCCTTTACCCCCCGCCCCGCGTCGGTCCGTCTCATAAAGTGTATGGCATGGGTCTGCAAAACGGAGattaaataata is a window encoding:
- the LOC131316614 gene encoding uncharacterized protein LOC131316614 isoform X2, which codes for MAFKRKRESGDGGEQSGLVSRSAAADSSSDTKMVCSIISHLEKPIAYEIYLIDVRDIGCNSGSSTSHDDIDWTKQQIQNLTPAIELPSDKYPMSMGFFNVGSRVYMVGGERVTASPHTRSEKDTHLDRSVYVCDTASPPPLSVMPARRMNGGKRHPFVSHVNGKFYVLSAHPTRSTHFTNKTLLFESFEPNAEMWSALPNPPFYDYGECPNRGSPGLIKSNTVVHSKIFYYTTHEDFLYAFNTDRSEWETFNMSTYKWENFPFRSGAPISIPDYGMWSTVGYPLTSHALIPEKGFVSKGVEGLTTLLNHHPSLSYSVDVHVLDSKNGWFCLLKSGCHAHSYAGGKPSLLACVFRLVENRKDKVPAFEVYPFPSQVKFPALGEGARPDHERIVGETSVLAATDLRCSLFKVESKHFEEESVFSTSFLL
- the LOC131316614 gene encoding uncharacterized protein LOC131316614 isoform X1, producing MAFKRKRESGDGGEQSGLVSRSAAADSSSDTKMVCSIISHLEKPIAYEIYLIDVRDIGCNSGSSTSHDDIDWTKQQIQNLTPAIELPSDKYPMSMGFFNVGSRVYMVGGERVTASPHTRSEKDTHLDRSVYVCDTASPPPLSVMPARRMNGGKRHPFVSHVNGKFYVLSAHPTRSTHFTNKTLLFESFEPNAEMWSALPNPPFYDYGECPNRGSPGLIKSNTVVHSKIFYYTTHEDFLYAFNTDRSEWETFNMSTYKWENFPFRSGAPISIPDYGMWSTVGYPLTSHALIPEKGFVSKGVEGLTTLLNHHPSLSYSVDVHVLDSKNGWFCLLKSGCHAHSYAGGKPSLLACVFRLVENRKDKVPAFEVYPFPSQVKFPALGEGARPDHERIVGETSVLAATDLRCSLFKVNKSSSDLMVMVAFFIWIGDRVL